In the Alligator mississippiensis isolate rAllMis1 chromosome 7, rAllMis1, whole genome shotgun sequence genome, one interval contains:
- the LOC132251446 gene encoding A-kinase anchor protein 4-like: MSQAVDWLNSQTGLCKVDLYNPEGQKDQDHKVICFVDVSSLNVKDNDPKAKKAASQVSNISDHSNQIDLEEKEVIVVKDSLNHDHSKTQGTVCLFKQGSADELSVVSWLNNDLQKYAAGFQHALTPSDNPQKHTGSNTSINPSLPKKMAQDSDTSLQFAGSQKGNRYPDVSCYISKLSSLVLQMAHKEITDKIEGTASKHLQQAIHNSSGEVKNSNPHSSGNNPAEMVNESPQATTPTPHGKLPAPKAPQEKAPKKEDNPGAKKTSLFYGELSSQKGCNEGETSSNTQLCQQNKYSRQDDSSTSVSKGLMVYANKVASDMVFSFLKTMKVEKTGNKHAPACLVLKKVVLKHTREVISDLIDSAMKNLYSVTGELMTDSGFVATVKKNLFNMGSQKSTEILEAMVRRLYNVLLSEPDKSRSQSLAYTILKAGLPPDSKSQSMQFAAMKSKIQGKNKEKGNPLMQTCTESVSEHTLKEGVTRLYTKTTCTAPDKAKGSQEKNPGTASNSTESLAKDLILTSLTLIQQHLLQQTSKPTGKECSESGAASFGYVSRDAHFEKAGNSQSSKSLAEASGSRPAGTRNQQQLNSQMGDISSILLSIIQKVLHEAGFNSEDSSSETNKSLKHTPASEWEPGKQAVANQPNSAMEQFGNMDQVNKQFIDQLVETAMKLCLFVVKGSGTDSAIGDLSEEPNAFDASSAKAQATPMIASLPKQNGNPLTSSSSGSQVIVTNQNANNNSQNKELQAILQWVVASQFNVPNLSFMHGNEEDLKKLPLLAERAAKKGRSVGDILQEVMRYLDKQNNGTVGNTTNSGLMDWLLTNL, from the coding sequence ATGTCTCAGGCAGTTGACTGGTTAAATAGCCAGACAGGCCTGTGTAAAGTAGACCTTTACAACCCAGAAGGACAGAAGGACCAGGACCATAAAGTGATCTGTTTTGTTGATGTCTCCAGCTTGAATGTGAAAGACAATGATCCAAAGGCAAAGAAAGCTGCAAGCCAGGTCAGCAACATCTCTGACCACTCAAATCAAATTGATCTGGAGGAAAAGGAGGTCATTGTAGTAAAGGACAGTTTGAACCACGATCATTCTAAGACTCAAGGAACAGTTTGTCTCTTTAAGCAAGGTTCAGCTGATGAACTCAGTGTTGTAAGCTGGCTCAACAATGACCTTCAGAAATACGCAGCTGGATTCCAACATGCACTGACCCCATCAGATAACCCTCAGAAGCACACAGGTAGCAACACTTCCATTAATCCATCACTGCCTAAGAAGATGGCTCAGGACAGTGACACATCTCTGCAGTTTGCCGGTTCTCAAAAAGGAAACAGATATCCAGATGTTTCATGCTACATAAGTAAGCTCAGCTCACTTGTTCTTCAAATGGCACATAAAGAGATTACAGATAAGATAGAAGGCACAGCCTCTAAACATCTGCAACAGGCAATTCATAACTCTTCTGGTGAAGTGAAAAACAGTAATCCCCACTCTTCTGGGAACAATCCTGCCGAGATGGTGAATGAATCCCCTCAGGCAACTACACCAACCCCCCACGGTAAGCTACCAGCCCCCAAGGCACCTCAAGAGAAGGCTCCCAAAAAAGAAGACAACCCAGGTGCCAAGAAAACATCACTTTTCTATGGTGAGCTGTCCAGTCAAAAAGGCTGCAATGAAGGAGAAACATCTTCAAATACGCAACTGTGTCAGCAGAACAAATACTCCAGGCAAGATGATTCCAGTACTTCTGTCAGCAAAGGGCTAATGGTTTATGCAAACAAGGTTGCTTCAGACATGGTGTTCTCATTCTTGAAGACCATGAAAGTTGAAAAGACGGGCAACAAGCATGCACCAGCCTGCCTGGTTTTGAAGAAAGTAGTTCTCAAACACACCAGAGAAGTTATATCAGACTTGATAGACTCAGCAATGAAAAATCTGTATAGTGTTACAGGTGAGCTCATGACAGACTCTGGCTTTGTTGCCACAGTGAAGAAAAATCTATTCAATATGGGAAGCCAGAAGTCAACTGAAATTTTGGAAGCTATGGTAAGAAGGCTTTATAATGTCCTTTTATCAGAGCCAGATAAATCCAGGTCTCAAAGTCTAGCATACACCATACTGAAAGCAGGGCTCCCACCAGACTCAAAGTCTCAaagcatgcagtttgcagcaatGAAAAGTAAAATCCagggaaaaaataaggaaaaaggtAATCCACTGATGCAGACCTGTACTGAGAGCGTAAGCGAGCACACACTCAAAGAAGGGGTCACAAGGCTGTATACAAAAACTACTTGCACAGCTCCAGATAAGGCAAAAGGGAGTcaagaaaaaaatccaggaacAGCCAGCAACTCAACAGAATCCCTAGCAAAAGACCTCATTTTGACTTCCTTAACACTGATACAACAGCATCTATTACAACAGACAAGCAAACCAACAGGCAAAGAGTGTAGTGAATCAGGAGCCGCTTCGTTTGGGTATGTTTCCCGCGATGCACATTTCGAAAAAGCTGGGAACAGCCAAAGCTCCAAGTCCCTTGCAGAGGCTTCTGGGTCAAGGCCAGCAGGGACAAGGAACCAACAGCAGCTTAACTCTCAGATGGGAGACATATCAAGTATCCTCTTGTCCATCATACAGAAGGTCTTGCATGAAGCTGGGTTCAATAGTGAAGACAGCTCCAGCGAAACAAACAAGAGCTTAAAGCATACCCCTGCCAGCGAATGGGAGCCTGGCAAACAGGCCGTAGCCAATCAGCCTAATTCAGCCATGGAGCAGTTTGGCAATATGGATCAGGTCAACAAGCAATTTATTGACCAACTGGTGGAAACTGCGATGAAGTTGTGTCTCTTTGTGGTCAAAGGAAGTGGCACTGACTCAGCTATAGGTGACTTGTCAGAGGAACCCAATGCATTTGATGCCTCATCTGCAAAAGCTCAAGCAACACCCATGATAGCTTCCCTACCAAAACAGAATGGAAACCCACTTACAAGTTCATCCTCGGGTTCTCAAGTGATAGTGACCAACCAGAATGCCAACAACAACTCACAAAACAAAGAGCTTCAGGCCATCCTCCAGTGGGTGGTTGCTTCCCAGTTCAATGTGCCAAATCTGTCATTTATGCATGGAAATGAGGAGGATCTGAAAAAGCTTCCTCTTCTGGCTGAAAGAGCAGCCAAGAAAGGCCGCAGCGTGGGGGATATTCTCCAGGAAGTAATGAGGTACCTTGACAAACAGAACAATGGCACTGTGGGAAACACAACTAACAGTGGACTGATGGACTGGTTGCTTACTAACCTGTGA